The Clostridia bacterium genome contains a region encoding:
- the mtaB gene encoding tRNA (N(6)-L-threonylcarbamoyladenosine(37)-C(2))-methylthiotransferase MtaB, giving the protein MENNNAKVTISVFTLGCKTNYYESQQIVADLISRGYGASDGLKMADIYIINTCAITAEAESKSRQAVARAKKFNPKASVIVVGCASQNNPTQFSSLTNVVYLSGNADKLNLGKVVDDIASKISQNTCLEQITSIDTLPNKFVEGIYAYPSHTRAYIKIQDGCNNFCSYCLVPYLRGRNRSRSVESIVDEVKQTKSNEYVLTGIDISQYGVDINTNLSTLLNALQFADCRIRLGSIYQCAINGDLLSSMQKNVCKHLHLSLQSGCDNTLRAMNRHYTTKEYENSVNLIRSYYPNISITTDVIVGFCGETNQDFCDTVDFINKIKFADIHIFPFSPRKKTKAYGLEKPNSLVVKQRLAILTELKHKLRSEYLTKQIGTTTSTLVEEIKSGYYVGYTDNYCKVYVKEKVAIGEFVNVKLKELYLDGILGVVES; this is encoded by the coding sequence CCAACTATTATGAGAGCCAACAAATAGTCGCAGACTTAATTAGTCGGGGCTACGGGGCTAGTGACGGGCTTAAAATGGCAGATATTTATATCATTAACACTTGCGCTATCACAGCCGAGGCAGAAAGCAAGAGCCGTCAAGCAGTTGCGAGGGCAAAGAAATTTAATCCTAAGGCAAGCGTAATTGTGGTAGGTTGCGCCTCTCAAAATAATCCAACGCAATTTTCTTCTTTGACAAACGTTGTCTATTTGTCGGGTAACGCAGACAAGCTAAACTTGGGCAAGGTCGTAGACGACATTGCCAGTAAAATTTCTCAAAATACTTGCTTAGAGCAAATTACAAGCATTGACACTCTACCTAACAAATTTGTAGAAGGTATCTACGCTTATCCTAGTCATACAAGGGCTTATATTAAAATTCAAGACGGTTGTAACAACTTTTGTAGCTATTGCCTTGTGCCATATCTTAGGGGGCGTAATCGCAGTCGAAGCGTAGAAAGCATAGTAGACGAAGTTAAGCAAACTAAGTCAAACGAATATGTTTTAACAGGCATTGACATCTCTCAATACGGAGTAGATATTAATACAAATTTATCAACCTTACTTAACGCTTTACAATTTGCCGATTGCCGTATTAGATTAGGTAGTATTTATCAATGCGCAATCAACGGCGATTTGCTTTCTTCTATGCAAAAAAACGTATGCAAACATTTGCACTTGTCTTTGCAGAGCGGTTGCGACAACACTTTGCGAGCTATGAACCGCCATTATACTACTAAGGAATATGAAAATAGCGTTAATTTAATTCGTTCGTATTACCCCAACATAAGCATAACCACCGACGTTATAGTCGGTTTTTGTGGCGAAACTAATCAAGATTTTTGTGACACCGTAGACTTTATCAATAAAATTAAATTTGCCGATATTCACATTTTCCCGTTTTCACCACGCAAAAAAACTAAGGCGTACGGGCTTGAAAAACCAAATAGCCTAGTCGTAAAGCAACGGCTAGCTATACTTACCGAACTTAAACATAAATTAAGAAGCGAATATCTAACTAAGCAAATAGGCACGACTACTTCTACGCTTGTAGAAGAAATTAAGTCAGGCTATTATGTAGGCTATACCGACAATTATTGCAAGGTTTACGTCAAAGAAAAGGTAGCAATCGGGGAATTTGTCAACGTCAAGTTAAAAGAGCTATATTTAGACGGCATTTTAGGCGTAGTCGAAAGCTAA